A single Anopheles arabiensis isolate DONGOLA chromosome 2, AaraD3, whole genome shotgun sequence DNA region contains:
- the LOC120894480 gene encoding odorant receptor Or2-like, translating to MEYLYRWILRDDTFAEEVYIKYNFTKLRTLGIYKDASKTRLARRAGFYALELFFLLQLGTIVWDLATVLGDIGLFGDDMCILAGLLLTLAKKWHSVLYIDELWECVEQMQTYHEHYLLQGEWFVRRMRHQNLQERMLQDASKLLATLLASCLMVNALFSNGETLILRAIYPFSTATTVGYGCVFVCQAFLIVYVLYSMVLIDCIGAQALSQMALLFCMQRKQFELIGADLQLPPEGPLHGDRSIRDQLYSAIASHQQLLSFCNRLKRLYEPNIMAQFVCSMLIICLTAFELMFAKGDPMQMVRFGAYMLAGFYQVFVWSFFGNRVTNMSTGISDATISCNWIVLADGLKKDLRFTTMRSQKPFVIDVYWLFPLTYETFIAILSRSYSIFTLLRTMIE from the exons ATGGAATACCTTTACCGATGGATCCTACGCGACGACACCTTTGCCGAGGAGGTGTACATCAAGTACAACTTTACCAAACTAAG AACGCTCGGCATTTACAAGGACGCATCGAAGACGCGGCTAGCCCGCCGGGCCGGATTCTACGCGCTCGAGCTCTTCTTTCTGCTGCAGCTCGGCACCATCGTGTGGGATTTGGCCACCGTGCTGGGCGACATCGGGCTGTTCGGGGACGACATGTGCATCCTGGCGGGGTTGCTGCTAACGCTGGCGAAAAAGTGGCACAGCGTGCTGTACATTGACGAGCTGTGGGAGTGCGTCGAGCAGATGCAGACGTACCACGAGCACTACTTGCTGCAGGGCGAATGGTTTGTGCGGCGCATGAGACACCAGAACTTGCAAGAGCGGATGTTGCAGGATGCATCCAAGCTGCTCGCCACGCTGCTCGCCAGCTGTCTGATGGTGAAC GCACTCTTTTCCAACGGCGAAACGCTTATCCTGCGTGCCATCTATCCCTTCAGCACGGCCACCACGGTTGGCTACGGGTGTGTGTTCGTCTGTCAGGCCTTTCTGATCGTCTACGTACTGTACAGCATGGTGCTGATCGATTGTATCGGCGCGCAAGCGCTCAGCCAGATGGCGCTACTGTTCTGCATGCAGCGCAAACAGTTCGAGCTGATCGGGGCCGATCTTCAGCTGCCCCCCGAGGGCCCCCTCCACGGAGACCGGTCGATACGGGACCAGCTGTACAGTGCGATAGCTTCACACCAGCAGTTGCTGTC CTTTTGCAATCGCTTAAAGCGCCTGTACGAACCAAACATTATGGCCCAGTTTGTGTGCAGCATGCTCATCATCTGTCTGACCGCGTTCGAGCTGATGTTTGCCAAGGGCGACCCGATGCAGATGGTGCGCTTCGGTGCGTACATGCTGGCCGGCTTCTATCAGGTCTTTGTGTGGAGCTTCTTCGGCAACCGTGTCACCAATATG TCAACAGGCATCAGCGATGCAACGATCAGCTGCAACTGGATCGTGCTGGCGGACGGGCTGAAGAAGGACCTTCGCTTCACGACCATGCGCTCCCAGAAGCCGTTCGTCATCGACGTGTACTGGCTGTTTCCGCTGACGTACGAAACGTTCATCGCG ATACTTAGCCGGTCCTATTCGATATTTACGCTGCTTCGTACGATGATTGAGTGA
- the LOC120896598 gene encoding heat shock protein DDB_G0288861 isoform X5 — protein MMMMIKQQKARKQEPIQRVRVVLRDLHENNLDVASIVTTAATGSAMAAMVKANEPPTVEGQQQLDQQLSNEPCPSTSTGKGGQQQPGTPQIVVGTIELNNLNGDVANHKQEKEIGTSNQFETLTLIDEDDEEEQDRNCSNAHSSSSLLSSNNDNRSAEENNLHNASTLAIGEQHRRRSRRRSSQKDRRSAEDIDSIDQADSAVDVRHDEEEPNVFDDEVQEEDQKQHQQQKAGSNPNPSAAAVRRRKNQRQRSRQRRSPALAHRDQVDGGDGEEQKEPYEKAVTCLYWSLACWDCNIS, from the exons AGATCTGCACGAGAACAACCTGGACGTGGCGAGCATCGTGACGACGGCGGCCACTGGCAGCGCGATGGCCGCGATGGTCAAAGCCAACGAACCGCCGACCGTTgaagggcagcagcagcttgatcAGCAGCTATCGAACGAACCCTGCCCATCGACCAGTACCGGTAAGGGAGGGCAGCAGCAACCCGGCACGCCGCAGATAGTGGTGGGCACGATAGAGCTGAACAATTTAAATGGGGACGTTGCCAACCACAAG CAGGAAAAGGAGATCGGCACGAGCAACCAGTTCGAGACGCTCACCCTGatcgacgaggacgacgaggaggaacAGGATCGGAACTGCTCGAACGCACActcctcctcgtcgttgcTTTCCTCCAACAACGACAATCGGTCGGCGGAGGAAAACAACCTGCACAACGCGTCAACGCTCGCGATCGGTGAGCAGCACCGCCGGCGCAGTCGTCGGCGTAGCAGTCAGAAGGATCGCCGTAGCGCCGAGGACATCGATTCGATCGATCAAGCCGACAGCGCGGTCGATGTGCGGCACGATGAGGAAGAACCGAACGTGTTCGATGATGAGGTGCAGGAAGAGGATCagaagcagcatcagcagcagaagGCGGGCTCCAATCCCAATCCAAGTGCTGCCGCTGTTCGCCGGCGCAAGAACCAACGGCAACGATCGCGACAGCGAAGATCACCGGCCCTGGCGCACCGGGATCAGGTGGATGGGGGGGATGGCGAGGAACAGAAGGAACCGTACGAGAAGGCCGTCACCTGTCTGTACTGGTCGCTGGCGTGCTGGGATTGTAACATTTCTTAG
- the LOC120896598 gene encoding heat shock protein DDB_G0288861 isoform X3 — translation MSSVTVDVNGFNRSQLLHCSCEAFFWFVWKPLKMELVIVPCYRFGSKSSTGLPSNFFFRDLHENNLDVASIVTTAATGSAMAAMVKANEPPTVEGQQQLDQQLSNEPCPSTSTGKGGQQQPGTPQIVVGTIELNNLNGDVANHKQEKEIGTSNQFETLTLIDEDDEEEQDRNCSNAHSSSSLLSSNNDNRSAEENNLHNASTLAIGEQHRRRSRRRSSQKDRRSAEDIDSIDQADSAVDVRHDEEEPNVFDDEVQEEDQKQHQQQKAGSNPNPSAAAVRRRKNQRQRSRQRRSPALAHRDQVDGGDGEEQKEPYEKAVTCLYWSLACWDCNIS, via the exons ATGAGCAGTGTTACAGTGGACGTGAACGGATTCAATCGTTCGCAATTGTTACATTGCTCGTGTGAagcctttttttggtttgtttggaagCCGTTAAAGATGGAACTTGTCATTGTACCTTGCTATCGGTTTGGGTCAAAATCTAGCACCGGATTGCCaag CAATTTCTTTTTCAGAGATCTGCACGAGAACAACCTGGACGTGGCGAGCATCGTGACGACGGCGGCCACTGGCAGCGCGATGGCCGCGATGGTCAAAGCCAACGAACCGCCGACCGTTgaagggcagcagcagcttgatcAGCAGCTATCGAACGAACCCTGCCCATCGACCAGTACCGGTAAGGGAGGGCAGCAGCAACCCGGCACGCCGCAGATAGTGGTGGGCACGATAGAGCTGAACAATTTAAATGGGGACGTTGCCAACCACAAG CAGGAAAAGGAGATCGGCACGAGCAACCAGTTCGAGACGCTCACCCTGatcgacgaggacgacgaggaggaacAGGATCGGAACTGCTCGAACGCACActcctcctcgtcgttgcTTTCCTCCAACAACGACAATCGGTCGGCGGAGGAAAACAACCTGCACAACGCGTCAACGCTCGCGATCGGTGAGCAGCACCGCCGGCGCAGTCGTCGGCGTAGCAGTCAGAAGGATCGCCGTAGCGCCGAGGACATCGATTCGATCGATCAAGCCGACAGCGCGGTCGATGTGCGGCACGATGAGGAAGAACCGAACGTGTTCGATGATGAGGTGCAGGAAGAGGATCagaagcagcatcagcagcagaagGCGGGCTCCAATCCCAATCCAAGTGCTGCCGCTGTTCGCCGGCGCAAGAACCAACGGCAACGATCGCGACAGCGAAGATCACCGGCCCTGGCGCACCGGGATCAGGTGGATGGGGGGGATGGCGAGGAACAGAAGGAACCGTACGAGAAGGCCGTCACCTGTCTGTACTGGTCGCTGGCGTGCTGGGATTGTAACATTTCTTAG
- the LOC120896598 gene encoding heat shock protein DDB_G0288861 isoform X4 produces the protein MSSVTVDVNGFNRSQLLHCSCEAFFWFVWKPLKMELVIVPCYRFGSKSSTGLPRDLHENNLDVASIVTTAATGSAMAAMVKANEPPTVEGQQQLDQQLSNEPCPSTSTGKGGQQQPGTPQIVVGTIELNNLNGDVANHKQEKEIGTSNQFETLTLIDEDDEEEQDRNCSNAHSSSSLLSSNNDNRSAEENNLHNASTLAIGEQHRRRSRRRSSQKDRRSAEDIDSIDQADSAVDVRHDEEEPNVFDDEVQEEDQKQHQQQKAGSNPNPSAAAVRRRKNQRQRSRQRRSPALAHRDQVDGGDGEEQKEPYEKAVTCLYWSLACWDCNIS, from the exons ATGAGCAGTGTTACAGTGGACGTGAACGGATTCAATCGTTCGCAATTGTTACATTGCTCGTGTGAagcctttttttggtttgtttggaagCCGTTAAAGATGGAACTTGTCATTGTACCTTGCTATCGGTTTGGGTCAAAATCTAGCACCGGATTGCCaag AGATCTGCACGAGAACAACCTGGACGTGGCGAGCATCGTGACGACGGCGGCCACTGGCAGCGCGATGGCCGCGATGGTCAAAGCCAACGAACCGCCGACCGTTgaagggcagcagcagcttgatcAGCAGCTATCGAACGAACCCTGCCCATCGACCAGTACCGGTAAGGGAGGGCAGCAGCAACCCGGCACGCCGCAGATAGTGGTGGGCACGATAGAGCTGAACAATTTAAATGGGGACGTTGCCAACCACAAG CAGGAAAAGGAGATCGGCACGAGCAACCAGTTCGAGACGCTCACCCTGatcgacgaggacgacgaggaggaacAGGATCGGAACTGCTCGAACGCACActcctcctcgtcgttgcTTTCCTCCAACAACGACAATCGGTCGGCGGAGGAAAACAACCTGCACAACGCGTCAACGCTCGCGATCGGTGAGCAGCACCGCCGGCGCAGTCGTCGGCGTAGCAGTCAGAAGGATCGCCGTAGCGCCGAGGACATCGATTCGATCGATCAAGCCGACAGCGCGGTCGATGTGCGGCACGATGAGGAAGAACCGAACGTGTTCGATGATGAGGTGCAGGAAGAGGATCagaagcagcatcagcagcagaagGCGGGCTCCAATCCCAATCCAAGTGCTGCCGCTGTTCGCCGGCGCAAGAACCAACGGCAACGATCGCGACAGCGAAGATCACCGGCCCTGGCGCACCGGGATCAGGTGGATGGGGGGGATGGCGAGGAACAGAAGGAACCGTACGAGAAGGCCGTCACCTGTCTGTACTGGTCGCTGGCGTGCTGGGATTGTAACATTTCTTAG
- the LOC120896592 gene encoding heparan-alpha-glucosaminide N-acetyltransferase: MIEYTDRFFRGLDLWSLGVDEAFLNVSHSAATNDDYYLYTLSEECDKCPYTKLQRFAAAKRHTTVKIDAARRLGLRLLDRDVGQYSFDNDTVLCQINSAQLGEFGVYDLSLRPDGNGCTLETAKEPVSIYLPFLTIALLACAAFGLVRLARYGLRRSRAAGFQQPAASDTAAGDDTAHSSNEENDRKPTQSGPGSGQVTPKKRLQSLDTFRGIAIMLMIFVNSGGGHYWWIEHATWNGLHVADLVFPWFLFIMGVCVPISLRGQLNRNVPKRTILSSIAVRSVKLFIIGLCLNSMNGPSMANLRIFGVLQRFGIAYLVVSTVHLLCHEQQVQVQSQNRLLRASEDIVRLKKQWLVIGLLTVLYLVVMFFVPAPGCPSAYFGPGGKHLYNAFPNCTGGITGYIDRALLGIAHLYQHPTARYVYDGMPFDPEGPFGCLPTILQVFLGLQCGCTILAYTEHRQRMVRFACWSLVLGLAAGALCGFTKNDGWIPINKNLWSLSYVLATASLAHALLLLCYYAIDVKRAWHGRPFVYAGMNAIVLYVGHTVFHKMLPWHWRIGTMNTHFVLTLEALWNTVLWNLIALYLYKRKIFYNL, translated from the exons ATGATTGAATATACGGACCGTTTCTTTCGCGGACTGGACCTGTGGTCACTAGGGGTGGACGAAGCGTTTCTGAACGTGTCCCATTCCGCAGCCACCAACGACGATTATTATCTCTACACACTCTCCGAGGAGTGCGATAAG TGTCCCTACACCAAGCTGCAACGATTTGCGGCCGCGAAACGGCACACCACGGTGAAGATAGATGCGGCGCGCCGCCTCGGGCTGCGGCTGCTCGACCGAGATGTGGGCCAATACTCCTTCGACAATGA CACCGTCCTGTGCCAAATTAACAGCGCACAATTGGGTGAATTTGGCGTTTACGATTTGAGTCTCCGACCGGACGGCAATGGCTGTACGCTGGAAACGGCCAAGGAACCGGTCAGCATATACCTTC CATTCCTTACGATTGCACTGCTCGCGTGTGCCGCCTTTGGACTCGTGCGCTTGGCACGGTACGGCCTGCGTCGTTCCCGCGCGGCTGGCTTCCAGCAGCCGGCAGCCTCCGATACAGCGGCCGGTGATGACACCGCCCACAGCTCGAACGAAGAGAACGACCGCAAACCAACCCAAAGCGGGCCAGGTTCCGGCCAGGTTACGCCCAAGAAGCGGCTGCAAAGTTTGGACACGTTCCGCGGCATCGCGATCATGCTGATGATCTTCGTGAACAGTGGCGGCGGCCACTACTGGTGGATCGAGCACGCGACCTGGAACGGGCTGCACGTGGCCGATCTCGTCTTTCCCTGGTTTCTCTTCATCATGGGCGTGTGCGTGCCGATCTCGTTACGCGGCCAGCTCAACCGAAACGTGCCCAAGCGCACGATTCTGTCGAGCATAGCGGTT CGCTCGGTAAAGCTGTTCATAATTGGCCTGTGTCTGAACTCGATGAACGGTCCCAGCATGGCCAATTTGCGCATCTTTGGCGTACTGCAGCGGTTTGGCATTGCGTACCTGGTCGTCTCGACCGTGCACCTGCTCTGCCACGAGCAGCAGGTACAGGTGCAGTCGCAAAACCGCTTGCTCCGTGCCAGCGAGGACATTGTGCGGCTAAAGAAGCAGTGGCTGGTCATCGGACTGCTAACGGTGCTCTATCTGGTGGTGATGTTTTTCGTACCCGCACCCGGCTGCCCAAG CGCTTACTTCGGACCGGGTGGGAAGCATCTGTACAATGCGTTTCCGAACTGTACCGGCGGCATCACGGGGTACATCGATCGTGCCCTGCTCGGAATAGCGCATCTCTACCAGCACCCGACGGCCCGGTACGTGTACGACGGTATGCCCTTCGATCCGGAAGGTCCGTTCGGCTGCCTACCCACGATACTGCAGGTGTTTCTCGGCCTGCAGTGTGGCTGCACGATTCTCGCGTACACCGAGCACCGTCAGCGGATGGTACGCTTCGCCTGTTGGTCGCTGGTGCTCGGTTTGGCGGCCGGCGCACTGTGCGGGTTCACCAAGAACGACGGGTGGATCCCGATCAACAAGAACCTGTGGTCCCTGTCGTACGTGCTGGCGACGGCTTCGCTCGCCcatgcgctgctgctgctctgctactACGCGATCGATGTGAAGCGCGCCTGGCACGGTCGACCGTTCGTGTATGCGGGGATGAATGCGATCGTACTGTACGTGGGCCACACCGTCTTTCACAAGATGCTACCGTGGCACTGGCGCATCGGCACGATGAACACACACTTCGTGCTGACGCTCGAGGCACTGTGGAACACGGTGCTGTGGAATCTGATAGCGCTCTACCTGTACAAGCGAAAGATATTCTACAATCTTTAA